The Epilithonimonas zeae genome contains a region encoding:
- a CDS encoding Crp/Fnr family transcriptional regulator, producing MHNQLIQLISKSAELSDSERKLCIQYFELALYPKNRVIEEEGKVPQHLYFVISGFVRLFHYNDKGDEVTTHINCPPGFITSYSNFANQSKSDENLECITECELLRITKSDLDLLIQASSAFKDFSFLVFQQSLSYNEKRAKELATLTAEQRYLKLMDEHPELLNNVPMQYIASFLGMNPKSLSRIRKQIFK from the coding sequence ATGCACAATCAACTGATCCAACTTATTTCAAAAAGTGCAGAACTTTCAGATTCGGAAAGAAAATTGTGCATTCAGTATTTTGAACTTGCCCTGTATCCCAAAAACAGAGTGATTGAAGAAGAAGGGAAAGTTCCACAACATTTGTATTTTGTAATTTCAGGCTTTGTCAGGCTGTTTCATTACAATGATAAAGGGGACGAGGTAACCACGCATATCAATTGTCCTCCGGGTTTTATTACTTCTTATTCCAATTTTGCGAATCAGAGTAAATCTGATGAAAATTTGGAATGCATTACCGAATGTGAACTTTTACGCATTACAAAGTCTGATCTTGATCTGCTTATTCAGGCAAGCTCTGCGTTTAAAGATTTCAGTTTTTTGGTATTTCAGCAATCCTTATCCTACAATGAAAAACGAGCGAAAGAATTGGCAACACTTACCGCAGAACAGCGTTATTTAAAACTGATGGACGAACATCCGGAACTGTTGAATAATGTCCCGATGCAGTATATCGCTTCTTTTCTGGGGATGAACCCTAAAAGTTTAAGCCGTATCCGCAAACAGATTTTTAAGTAA
- a CDS encoding NAD-dependent epimerase/dehydratase family protein: MTSENLVLVSGANGHLGNNLVRLLIKKGFQVRASVRNIKNKDCFKDLDCEVVQADITDKASFVKALQGVHTFYAVGASFKLWARDPKKEIYDVNMNGTRNTIEAAAEAGVKRIVYVSSIAALDYTNLPTKESNGYNPDRRDMYYNSKNDGEKLAFQLAKELGIELVSVMPGAMIGSEAFLPLNVSYGVLRLILNKQIPMDTKITLNWIDVKDVAEGCCLAAEKGRSGERYILANEKCMTITDTTKLAQKLYPELKIKVPGSVPKFVLYTIAGLMELSAKISGKPPVLTIKDIAMFSGLQQNFDISKSRNELGFNPKSPEQTVKEALAYLMENRNLL, from the coding sequence ATGACAAGCGAAAACTTAGTATTGGTGTCCGGAGCAAATGGACATTTGGGTAACAATCTGGTAAGATTATTAATCAAAAAAGGATTTCAGGTTCGGGCATCAGTTCGTAACATCAAAAATAAAGACTGTTTCAAAGATTTGGACTGTGAAGTAGTTCAGGCAGACATTACCGACAAGGCTTCATTTGTAAAGGCTCTCCAGGGAGTTCATACATTTTATGCTGTTGGGGCTTCTTTTAAATTGTGGGCAAGAGACCCTAAAAAGGAAATCTATGACGTAAATATGAACGGAACCCGTAACACGATTGAAGCTGCGGCAGAAGCAGGGGTAAAAAGAATTGTGTATGTGAGTTCCATTGCAGCTTTAGATTACACCAATCTCCCTACTAAAGAGAGTAACGGATACAACCCAGACCGTAGAGATATGTATTATAATTCTAAAAATGATGGTGAAAAACTGGCTTTTCAGCTTGCCAAAGAATTAGGGATTGAGCTGGTGTCTGTAATGCCGGGAGCAATGATTGGGAGTGAGGCTTTTCTTCCCTTAAATGTCTCTTACGGTGTACTGAGGTTAATCTTAAACAAGCAAATACCGATGGATACCAAAATAACGCTGAATTGGATAGACGTAAAAGACGTTGCGGAAGGTTGCTGTCTTGCAGCAGAAAAAGGGCGATCCGGAGAACGTTATATCTTAGCCAATGAAAAATGTATGACGATTACCGATACCACCAAATTGGCTCAAAAACTTTATCCGGAATTGAAGATTAAAGTGCCTGGTTCTGTTCCAAAATTTGTATTGTATACTATTGCAGGGCTTATGGAACTTTCAGCTAAAATCAGTGGAAAACCTCCGGTATTAACGATAAAAGACATTGCAATGTTCTCAGGATTACAGCAGAACTTCGATATTTCAAAATCCAGAAACGAATTGGGTTTTAACCCTAAAAGTCCGGAACAAACTGTAAAAGAAGCTTTAGCTTATCTTATGGAAAATAGGAATTTGCTGTAA
- a CDS encoding helix-turn-helix domain-containing protein, which translates to MEAKREIIFDKLVYSCVFEKHRGNEEFIPEHFLGFQLSGETHAFHADGSTIIPENTIVLVRKNQLIRTIKYPSKSGKYQFLSITLDKETLQQYALENKIAIDKKYAGKQKLFFEPDDFLQNYFSSLAPYINKTKEASPRLADLKIREAIELLLQSNPDFKQILFDFSEPHKVDLEEFMNQNYMFNVSVSSFAKLTGRSLAGFKRDFTKTFNAPPKQWLLAKRLEEAHYLIKHKKQKPADFYLDLGFENISHFYTSFKDKFGLTTSQI; encoded by the coding sequence ATGGAAGCAAAGCGTGAAATCATTTTTGATAAGTTGGTCTATTCCTGTGTTTTTGAAAAACACAGAGGAAATGAAGAATTTATTCCTGAGCATTTTTTAGGATTTCAACTATCGGGTGAAACACACGCTTTTCACGCAGATGGAAGTACAATCATTCCGGAAAACACCATCGTATTGGTTCGCAAAAACCAATTAATAAGAACAATTAAATATCCTTCAAAATCAGGAAAATACCAGTTTTTATCGATTACATTGGACAAGGAAACCTTGCAGCAATATGCCTTAGAAAACAAAATCGCGATTGATAAAAAATATGCCGGCAAACAGAAATTGTTTTTTGAACCCGATGATTTTCTGCAAAATTATTTCAGTTCATTAGCTCCATACATTAATAAGACAAAAGAAGCATCGCCACGATTGGCAGATTTAAAAATCAGGGAAGCGATAGAATTATTACTACAAAGCAACCCTGATTTTAAACAAATATTATTCGATTTTTCCGAACCTCACAAAGTCGATTTGGAAGAGTTTATGAACCAAAATTATATGTTCAATGTTTCGGTATCCTCTTTCGCAAAGCTTACTGGGAGAAGTCTTGCAGGATTTAAACGTGATTTCACCAAAACATTTAATGCTCCTCCAAAACAATGGCTGCTTGCAAAACGCTTGGAAGAAGCCCATTATTTAATCAAGCACAAAAAACAAAAGCCAGCCGACTTTTATTTGGATTTAGGTTTTGAAAACATATCTCATTTCTATACTTCGTTCAAAGATAAATTTGGTTTAACCACTTCACAAATTTAA
- a CDS encoding GlcG/HbpS family heme-binding protein: MNINYNEATKALNASIEKAKALNIPVSIAVVDTGGHLVAFARLESVFGVIEFAVKKAKTAVMFGVDSDVMGTIVSGADIHGYGMLNSNDGLLTIAGGVVIKNKEGKIIGAIASSGGSPEQDKEIASAGAVLLN, from the coding sequence ATGAACATAAACTATAACGAAGCAACAAAAGCATTAAACGCTTCCATAGAAAAAGCAAAAGCGTTGAACATTCCCGTAAGTATTGCCGTGGTCGATACAGGCGGACATTTGGTTGCATTTGCAAGATTGGAGAGCGTTTTTGGCGTGATAGAATTTGCTGTAAAAAAAGCCAAAACTGCCGTAATGTTTGGCGTAGATAGTGATGTGATGGGAACAATAGTTTCTGGTGCAGACATTCACGGCTATGGAATGCTGAATTCAAACGACGGATTATTAACTATTGCAGGCGGTGTTGTCATCAAAAACAAAGAAGGCAAAATCATAGGGGCCATTGCATCATCGGGCGGTTCACCCGAACAGGATAAAGAAATTGCGAGTGCAGGAGCGGTTTTGCTCAATTAA
- a CDS encoding SDR family oxidoreductase, with protein MSKRILITGAASGFGKMVAFDLAKKGYKVIATAQVYPQMSDLIREAKEQGIELTVDKLDITNATDIAYITQKYDIDILISNAGIMEGGPIAEQPLDLIRSMFDVNVFGGLQLAQGFIKKFIEEKRPGKIVFTTSMGELWTVPYVAAYCASKHAIGSIAEGLKTELAPFNIKIATCNPGIFGTGFNDRGVDTINRWYNPETNFTPLSAFDGTAEALANQLDPQSMADCIVDVALDENSNFRNVHPKETEDFVKQLQADAWTAKS; from the coding sequence ATGAGCAAAAGAATTTTAATTACAGGAGCTGCAAGTGGATTTGGAAAAATGGTTGCTTTTGATTTAGCAAAAAAAGGGTACAAAGTAATTGCAACGGCACAAGTTTATCCGCAAATGAGTGACTTGATAAGAGAAGCCAAAGAACAAGGAATAGAATTGACCGTTGATAAATTGGATATAACGAATGCAACAGACATTGCTTACATCACCCAAAAATACGACATCGATATTTTAATCAGCAACGCAGGAATAATGGAAGGTGGCCCAATTGCGGAGCAACCTTTAGATTTAATCCGTTCGATGTTTGATGTAAATGTTTTTGGCGGATTGCAGTTAGCTCAAGGTTTTATAAAGAAATTTATTGAGGAAAAAAGACCAGGGAAAATCGTTTTCACAACTTCTATGGGCGAATTATGGACGGTTCCTTACGTTGCCGCTTATTGTGCTTCGAAACACGCAATAGGTTCAATTGCCGAAGGTTTGAAAACGGAATTAGCACCTTTCAATATCAAAATTGCAACTTGTAATCCGGGTATTTTTGGAACTGGTTTTAATGACCGTGGCGTTGATACCATCAACCGTTGGTACAATCCTGAAACCAATTTCACACCTTTATCCGCATTCGACGGTACTGCCGAAGCTTTGGCAAATCAATTAGACCCGCAATCTATGGCAGATTGTATAGTTGATGTGGCTTTGGATGAAAATTCAAATTTCAGAAATGTACATCCAAAAGAAACCGAAGATTTTGTAAAACAATTACAAGCAGATGCTTGGACGGCAAAAAGCTAA
- a CDS encoding serine hydrolase domain-containing protein: MKTKIALLFLVLSNYLFSQTINSEKLNNYLSYIEKNNLGIGSLSIFKNGKEVYAKNFGQKNIPDLIYNKETRYQIGSVTKMITATLIFKLIEEGKLSLNDKLSEFYPDIPNSDKITVKNLLEHTSGLGSYVVKNGEVWVTEKVGDKQIMDLIIQQGKSFEPGEKVAYSNSAYYLLTKILEEKHKKPFQRILNKEIIKPLKLKNLTSFKPDQKNVFLPYRYDNHSWNILKKDIDFLNVIGVGDISATSYDLNIFINNLFHNNILKKESLELMEPVLGKENWGRGVAVWDFDGIIFYGHGGDTLGSHAILIYNKEANISIAYNTNGERIKKEDFIKNIVYLLYNKEFTLPEIK, encoded by the coding sequence ATGAAAACCAAAATCGCATTATTATTTCTTGTACTTTCTAACTATCTTTTTTCTCAAACCATTAATTCTGAAAAATTAAACAACTACTTAAGTTATATTGAAAAAAATAATTTGGGAATCGGCAGTTTGTCCATCTTTAAAAATGGCAAAGAAGTATATGCAAAGAATTTTGGACAAAAAAACATACCTGATTTAATTTATAACAAGGAAACAAGATATCAGATTGGCTCTGTTACTAAGATGATTACTGCTACTTTGATTTTTAAACTAATTGAAGAAGGCAAGTTAAGTCTGAATGATAAACTTTCTGAATTTTATCCAGACATTCCTAATTCTGATAAGATAACAGTTAAAAATTTATTAGAACACACCAGCGGATTAGGCAGCTATGTTGTGAAAAATGGAGAAGTATGGGTGACTGAGAAAGTAGGTGACAAACAGATTATGGATCTGATTATCCAACAGGGAAAAAGTTTTGAGCCTGGTGAAAAAGTCGCTTATTCCAATTCTGCTTATTATCTATTGACAAAAATTCTTGAAGAAAAACATAAAAAACCCTTTCAAAGAATACTTAATAAAGAGATCATAAAACCTCTCAAATTAAAAAATTTAACTTCTTTTAAACCTGATCAAAAAAATGTATTTCTACCATATCGTTATGATAATCATTCTTGGAATATCTTAAAAAAAGACATCGATTTTCTAAATGTAATTGGTGTGGGTGATATCTCAGCAACTTCTTATGATTTAAATATTTTTATCAATAATTTATTCCACAATAATATTCTTAAAAAAGAATCTCTTGAACTAATGGAACCTGTTTTAGGAAAAGAAAATTGGGGAAGAGGAGTCGCAGTGTGGGATTTTGATGGCATTATATTTTACGGACACGGCGGTGACACTCTGGGTTCTCATGCGATTCTCATCTATAATAAGGAGGCAAATATATCCATCGCTTACAATACTAATGGTGAAAGAATCAAAAAGGAGGATTTTATAAAAAACATTGTTTATTTACTTTATAACAAAGAGTTTACACTTCCGGAAATTAAATAA
- a CDS encoding GntR family transcriptional regulator, producing MITQESLKSQIIKALWQLIIEGKILPNEPMREIQLAELLNISRTPLREALQQLEWEGIVVSEPRKGYRLAQFSEADIYEIYPLRAKLESFALELSGVPDKNALEELTEINRRIINSTSPKEIVELDESWHLLLISNCKNQRLLKMIKTLHRQSQRYEYAYMAMNTTVEKSGNQHENIILQLQNRQLQKATELLAENNLVGMDALINWLKSDNN from the coding sequence ATGATAACACAAGAATCACTGAAAAGTCAAATCATAAAAGCACTGTGGCAATTAATCATTGAAGGCAAAATATTGCCTAACGAACCGATGCGGGAAATACAATTGGCAGAATTACTCAACATTAGTCGAACACCTCTAAGAGAGGCTCTTCAGCAATTGGAATGGGAAGGAATTGTAGTTTCTGAACCTAGAAAAGGATATCGGTTGGCTCAATTTTCAGAAGCTGATATTTATGAAATTTATCCTCTAAGAGCAAAATTAGAATCGTTCGCCTTAGAATTATCAGGAGTTCCGGATAAAAATGCTTTGGAGGAACTAACTGAAATTAATCGAAGAATTATCAATTCTACATCTCCAAAAGAAATAGTTGAATTAGACGAAAGCTGGCATTTATTACTCATTTCAAATTGTAAAAATCAAAGACTTCTAAAAATGATAAAAACCTTACACCGCCAATCCCAACGGTATGAATACGCTTATATGGCGATGAATACAACGGTTGAAAAATCTGGCAATCAACATGAAAATATTATTCTCCAATTACAAAACAGGCAACTTCAAAAAGCCACAGAGTTATTGGCTGAAAATAATTTGGTGGGAATGGATGCACTTATAAATTGGTTGAAATCTGACAATAACTAA
- a CDS encoding retropepsin-like aspartic protease translates to MMRLNKVLYSLLFLCNVIQIFAQDTIKLKPYIENMKTVDVFIEGKKYNFLFDTGGSETIISPEIAKTIKKEIYGSTTGFRMSGEIIKAQKADDITLSMGNTKIFHPTVGIWDLMSILPKDFPKVDGVISLKSFINTILTVELSKNILIIEDKTSAKKAIKRKSLLPTRFANGLEGAELNIFIGISKQNKLYWFLFDSGNSGPFLLSNESAEVWQIKKENQKDNYENNPESMFAIGSKNLKIKSFIRDIIYDGVLNFDAISKYIFTIDFKNKEVWIE, encoded by the coding sequence ATGATGAGATTAAATAAGGTACTATACAGTTTACTATTTTTATGCAATGTGATTCAGATATTTGCTCAGGATACCATCAAGCTTAAGCCTTATATTGAAAATATGAAAACAGTCGATGTTTTCATTGAAGGAAAAAAATACAATTTTCTGTTCGACACAGGAGGTTCCGAAACAATTATTTCTCCAGAAATTGCGAAAACAATTAAGAAAGAAATCTATGGAAGTACAACAGGATTTAGGATGAGTGGAGAAATAATTAAAGCTCAAAAAGCTGATGATATTACACTTTCAATGGGTAATACAAAAATTTTCCACCCGACTGTTGGGATTTGGGATTTGATGAGTATTTTGCCTAAAGACTTTCCGAAAGTTGATGGCGTAATCTCACTCAAATCTTTTATCAACACAATCTTAACCGTTGAACTTTCGAAGAATATTCTAATAATTGAAGATAAAACGTCTGCAAAGAAGGCGATAAAAAGAAAATCACTTTTACCCACAAGATTTGCTAACGGTTTGGAGGGTGCAGAATTAAATATATTTATAGGAATATCAAAACAAAACAAACTCTACTGGTTTCTTTTCGATTCTGGCAATAGTGGACCATTTCTTCTATCAAATGAAAGTGCTGAAGTTTGGCAAATCAAAAAGGAAAATCAAAAAGACAATTATGAAAATAATCCAGAATCAATGTTTGCAATTGGCAGCAAAAATCTAAAAATAAAATCTTTTATACGAGATATTATTTATGATGGCGTTCTGAATTTTGATGCTATCAGTAAATATATTTTTACAATTGACTTTAAAAATAAAGAAGTCTGGATTGAATAA
- a CDS encoding bestrophin family protein yields MHTGKRYSPIEFFKWTKQATFCLFIISSIATVLYYFGWKFLALPWQPIAIIATAVAFIVGFKNNASYNRIWEARQIYGAIINDSRSFAYSVRDALGGKESDVVKKIFYRHFAWLTALRFQLREPRSWENVDNDGNSNFRKGRYEIPELNSNLSDELKSFLSPEEHLYILSKKNKATQLTALQSEDFAKLKSEGKINDFQWTLLQQSIIKFTDNQGKAERIKNFPYPRNFASITTYLLFIFVVLAPFGLLKEMDKLGDGTFLEGFTIWFNIPFSAMINWAFHTLDTVGESSVNPFEGSANDIPITQISRTIEIDMRDMLDEKDLPAPILPQNNIVL; encoded by the coding sequence ATGCATACAGGAAAACGATATTCGCCTATAGAGTTCTTCAAATGGACTAAGCAAGCTACTTTTTGTCTGTTCATTATCTCATCTATTGCTACGGTTTTATATTACTTCGGATGGAAATTTTTAGCATTACCTTGGCAACCTATTGCTATTATTGCTACTGCGGTGGCTTTTATTGTAGGATTTAAGAATAATGCAAGTTATAACCGTATTTGGGAAGCAAGACAGATTTATGGAGCGATTATTAATGATAGTAGAAGCTTTGCTTATTCTGTTCGGGATGCTTTGGGAGGGAAAGAATCTGATGTAGTTAAAAAGATTTTTTACCGTCATTTTGCCTGGCTGACAGCTTTGAGATTCCAATTAAGAGAACCAAGATCTTGGGAAAATGTCGATAATGATGGTAATTCTAATTTCAGAAAAGGCAGATACGAAATTCCTGAACTTAACTCTAATCTTTCTGATGAATTGAAATCTTTCTTGTCGCCTGAAGAACATCTATATATTCTTTCCAAAAAGAACAAGGCAACACAATTGACAGCTTTGCAGTCTGAAGATTTTGCTAAACTTAAATCGGAAGGAAAAATTAATGATTTCCAATGGACGCTTTTACAACAATCGATTATAAAATTCACGGATAATCAAGGAAAAGCAGAGCGAATTAAAAATTTTCCTTATCCAAGGAATTTTGCCTCAATTACTACATATTTACTTTTTATTTTTGTGGTTCTCGCACCTTTTGGACTTTTGAAAGAAATGGATAAATTAGGCGACGGAACTTTTTTGGAAGGCTTTACAATTTGGTTTAATATTCCTTTTTCTGCAATGATAAATTGGGCTTTTCATACCTTGGACACAGTTGGAGAAAGTTCTGTGAATCCTTTTGAGGGAAGTGCCAATGATATTCCCATTACGCAAATAAGCCGAACGATTGAAATTGATATGAGAGATATGTTGGACGAAAAAGATTTGCCAGCGCCGATTCTTCCTCAGAATAATATTGTACTTTAA
- a CDS encoding Na+/H+ antiporter, giving the protein MHHNLLLILALLFSVFMMVMVAKKMKIAYPIFLVLAGLIISLLPGIPEIELDPELVFLIFLPPLLYEAAWYTSWNDFWKWKRPIALLAFGLVFATSLIIAYLSQALIPGFTLALGFLLGGIVSPPDAVAATTVLKGLPVPKRIISILEGESLVNDASSLIVFRFALAAILTGSFSMHEATGQFFLVAGMGIVVGLIGAGIMYVIHRYLPTTSAIDAALTIMTPYILYLGAEQFHFSGVMAVVTGGLFISYRSHEIFKNGNTRLNMLGVWTTVIFVMNAMVFILIGLSLPSIIRGLEEASLIQGIKYGVIISAVVIAIRFLWIYPAAFVPRWLFKSVRKEQSPGWKGPLVIGWAGMRGVVSLATALSIPFVMDDGSPFPHRNLILLITFIVIFITLVVQGLTLPFIVRKLNMPSMDVVLPQEQQEAQIQIRLNRLALNHIHSQYGDMIGKSNLLKNYHAQISIETENTENQLDLLECNNCTTQEIDKFAEILKEIYAKQRIDIFQMRREKYYDDEEIRKAELQLDLNDLKLNPNFH; this is encoded by the coding sequence ATGCATCATAATTTATTATTGATCCTCGCATTACTTTTCTCTGTTTTTATGATGGTAATGGTAGCAAAAAAAATGAAAATCGCTTATCCTATCTTTTTAGTTTTAGCAGGTTTAATCATTAGTCTTTTACCTGGGATTCCCGAGATAGAATTAGACCCAGAACTGGTTTTCCTGATTTTCTTACCACCATTATTATACGAAGCCGCTTGGTACACTTCCTGGAACGACTTCTGGAAATGGAAAAGACCAATCGCTTTACTAGCTTTTGGATTAGTATTCGCAACATCGTTAATTATCGCTTATCTTTCTCAGGCATTGATTCCGGGATTCACTTTAGCATTAGGTTTTTTACTAGGCGGAATCGTTTCTCCACCGGATGCTGTTGCGGCAACAACTGTTTTGAAAGGATTACCAGTTCCAAAAAGAATTATCAGCATTTTGGAAGGCGAAAGTCTTGTGAATGATGCTTCGTCTTTGATTGTATTTCGTTTTGCTTTGGCAGCTATTCTTACAGGAAGTTTTTCTATGCACGAGGCTACTGGACAATTCTTTTTAGTTGCTGGTATGGGAATTGTAGTTGGATTGATTGGAGCCGGAATAATGTATGTCATTCATCGTTACTTACCAACAACTTCAGCAATTGATGCGGCTTTGACGATTATGACGCCTTACATTTTGTATCTGGGTGCAGAGCAATTTCATTTTTCAGGCGTAATGGCCGTTGTAACTGGCGGACTTTTCATCTCGTACAGATCACACGAAATTTTCAAAAACGGAAATACACGCCTCAATATGTTAGGCGTTTGGACAACCGTGATTTTCGTGATGAATGCTATGGTTTTCATCTTAATCGGATTATCTCTTCCTTCAATCATCCGAGGATTAGAAGAAGCATCTTTAATCCAAGGAATCAAGTACGGTGTTATCATAAGTGCTGTAGTCATTGCTATCAGATTTTTATGGATTTATCCTGCTGCGTTTGTTCCAAGGTGGCTTTTCAAATCAGTAAGAAAAGAACAATCTCCCGGATGGAAAGGTCCGCTGGTAATTGGCTGGGCCGGGATGCGTGGTGTAGTATCATTAGCAACCGCTCTTTCCATTCCTTTTGTGATGGATGACGGAAGTCCTTTTCCTCACAGGAATTTAATTTTATTGATTACATTCATTGTTATTTTTATAACCTTAGTTGTACAAGGATTGACATTGCCTTTCATTGTGAGAAAACTGAATATGCCATCCATGGATGTCGTTCTTCCACAAGAACAGCAGGAAGCCCAAATTCAAATAAGACTAAACAGATTAGCTCTTAATCACATCCATTCACAATACGGAGATATGATTGGTAAAAGTAATCTTCTAAAAAACTATCACGCCCAGATTTCTATCGAAACAGAAAACACCGAGAATCAATTAGACCTTTTGGAATGTAATAACTGTACAACTCAGGAGATTGATAAATTTGCTGAAATTTTAAAAGAAATCTACGCAAAACAAAGAATTGATATTTTCCAGATGAGACGCGAAAAGTATTATGATGATGAGGAAATCCGTAAAGCAGAATTACAACTCGATCTCAATGATTTGAAATTAAATCCAAACTTTCATTAA